A region from the Corylus avellana chromosome ca7, CavTom2PMs-1.0 genome encodes:
- the LOC132188046 gene encoding probable tRNA N6-adenosine threonylcarbamoyltransferase, mitochondrial — MCAPLTSFSNTFSAHFSTPKSSPEPNTQIPGAPDNDFVLLSIETSCDDTAAAVVRSSGEILSQVVSSQADLLARYGGVAPKMAEEAHSQVIDQVVQEALDKANVRETGLSAVAVTIGPGLSLCLRVGVLRARETAGRFNLPIIGVHHMEAHALVARLMEKKLQFPFMALLISGGHNLLILAQDLGQYIQLGTTIDDAIGVAYDKTAKWLGLDLRRSGGPTIEELAREGDAKSIKYSIPMKQHKDCNFSNVGLKTKVRLAIKSRTRNMK, encoded by the exons ATGTGTGCACCTCTTACTTCCTTCTCCAACACCTTCTCTGCCCATTTTTCCACTCCCAAAAGTTCCCCAGAACCCAACACCCAAATTCCAGGAGCACCCGACAACGACTTCGTTCTTCTAAGCATCGAAACCAGCTGCGACGACACTGCTGCCGCCG tggTGAGGAGCAGTGGTGAGATTCTTAGCCAAGTTGTCTCTTCTCAG GCAGATCTTCTTGCTCGATATGGAGGTGTTGCCCCTAAAATGGCAGAAGAAGCACACTCACAAGTGATTGATCAG GTTGTGCAAGAAGCACTTGATAAAGCTAATGTAAGAGAGACTGGTTTATCAGCAGTTGCTGTTACAATTGGTCCCGGTTTAAGCCTTTGTCTTCGTG TTGGTGTGCTGAGAGCTCGGGAAACTGCTGGTAGATTTAATCTGCCAATAATTGGCGTACATCACATGGAAGCTCATGCTCTAGTGGCCAG GTTAATGGAAAAAAAGCTCCAATTTCCTTTCATGGCCCTGCTTATTTCAG GAGGACACAATCTACTTATTCTTGCTCAAGATCTTGGCCAGTACATACAACTTGGGACCACAATAGATGATGCAATTGGTGTGGCATATGACAAGACAGCGAAATGGCTTGGTCTTGATTTGAGAAGGAGTGGTGGACCAACTATAGAGGAGCTTGCTCGAGAGGGTGACGCAAAATCAATCAAATACTCT ATCCCAATGAAACAACATAAAGATTGCAACTTCTCAAACGTCGGTCTGAAGACTAAAGTGAGGCTGGCAATTAAATCCAGAACCAGAAATAT gaaataa